In Acholeplasma equirhinis, the following proteins share a genomic window:
- a CDS encoding aspartate-semialdehyde dehydrogenase: MKKYNVAILGATGLVGQTMIKVLEESSIDVENLYVFASSRSVGLNVTFRDKTYPIIELKEEAFNMELDFAFFAIDSELSKQYGPFLASKGVYVIDNSSQWRMDPTVPLIVPEINGHILNKDNHLIANPNCSTIQSVVPLKVIDKLFNVKAVSYSSYQAVSGSGTPGLNDLKRGEQGFPPEFYPKQIYSNVIPQIDSFLESGYTKEEMKMVNESQKILNKQMEINATCVRVPVFNGHSVSMVVETEKEVDLERLKSVFMKHDTIIYFNHSVYPTPLDASGQDKVMVGRLRLDLNHKNKVLLWSVADNIRKGAASNAIQIAEYLIKEGIV; this comes from the coding sequence ATGAAAAAATATAATGTTGCAATTCTAGGTGCTACTGGACTTGTTGGTCAAACAATGATTAAAGTATTAGAAGAATCTTCAATTGATGTAGAAAATCTTTATGTTTTTGCATCAAGTCGTTCAGTTGGACTAAATGTAACTTTTAGAGACAAAACATATCCTATTATTGAACTTAAAGAAGAAGCATTTAATATGGAATTAGATTTTGCATTCTTTGCAATTGATAGTGAATTATCTAAACAATATGGACCATTTTTAGCAAGTAAAGGTGTTTATGTTATTGATAACTCTAGTCAATGGCGAATGGATCCTACCGTACCATTAATTGTTCCAGAAATCAATGGACATATCTTAAACAAGGACAATCACTTAATCGCAAATCCAAACTGTTCAACAATTCAAAGTGTTGTTCCACTTAAAGTGATTGATAAATTATTTAATGTGAAGGCAGTATCCTATAGTTCATATCAAGCAGTTTCAGGTTCTGGAACGCCTGGTTTGAATGATTTAAAACGTGGGGAACAAGGATTTCCACCAGAATTTTATCCAAAACAAATTTATAGTAATGTCATTCCTCAAATTGATTCATTTTTAGAGAGTGGTTACACTAAAGAAGAAATGAAGATGGTTAATGAATCTCAAAAGATTTTGAATAAACAAATGGAAATAAATGCAACTTGTGTGAGAGTCCCAGTTTTTAATGGTCACAGTGTTTCAATGGTTGTTGAAACGGAAAAAGAAGTTGACTTGGAAAGATTAAAATCTGTATTTATGAAACATGATACAATCATTTATTTTAATCATTCAGTATATCCGACACCACTGGATGCATCAGGTCAAGATAAGGTGATGGTTGGGCGATTAAGACTTGATTTAAATCATAAAAACAAAGTACTACTTTGGTCGGTTGCTGATAATATTAGAAAAGGTGCAGCATCCAATGCAATTCAAATTGCAGAATATTTAATTAAGGAGGGTATCGTATGA
- a CDS encoding M20 metallopeptidase family protein, with translation MLEKLTQYRRELHQIPELEFDLFETFNYVKTKLESWGYEPKVYAKTGLVAVKKGKSKKAIAFRSDMDALPVFEATNVDFKSKYDGKMHACGHDGHMSVLLGLAEFLSTQSEPEKSIVLLFQPAEEGPGGAKVMIEEGALSDFNVEMIFGIHLFPGLPEGKVGIKAGPLLARNAEFDFEVLGTSAHGAMPQEGKDAIIAASQLVTSLNEIISRYTDPLESGVITIGTIHGGEARNIIANKVTLSGTMRGFDDHTFETMKARMVSMAEGISNMYGVEIKTNIVDYYPAVNNAPELYEIVKKSLSKDEIVETKPYMFSEDFAYYQKAVPGFFALIGSRNEKRGYIHPLHSNFFNFDEIVLLNGLNYYKGILKTLNLIK, from the coding sequence ATGTTAGAAAAATTAACACAATACAGACGTGAATTACATCAGATACCAGAACTAGAATTCGATTTATTTGAAACTTTTAATTATGTAAAAACTAAACTTGAATCTTGGGGGTATGAACCTAAAGTATACGCAAAAACTGGTTTAGTTGCTGTTAAAAAAGGTAAATCAAAAAAAGCGATTGCTTTTCGTTCAGACATGGATGCACTACCTGTATTTGAAGCAACAAATGTTGACTTTAAATCTAAATACGATGGTAAAATGCATGCTTGTGGTCATGATGGTCACATGTCAGTGTTATTAGGTCTAGCAGAATTCCTATCAACTCAAAGCGAACCTGAAAAGAGTATTGTATTACTCTTCCAGCCTGCAGAAGAAGGTCCAGGTGGTGCTAAGGTTATGATTGAAGAAGGTGCATTATCTGATTTTAATGTTGAAATGATATTTGGTATCCATCTTTTCCCAGGACTACCTGAAGGTAAAGTCGGAATTAAAGCAGGACCACTATTAGCACGTAATGCTGAATTTGATTTTGAAGTTTTAGGAACATCTGCGCATGGTGCGATGCCTCAAGAAGGTAAAGATGCTATTATTGCTGCTAGTCAACTTGTAACATCTTTAAATGAAATCATTTCAAGATACACAGATCCACTTGAATCCGGTGTCATTACAATTGGTACCATTCATGGTGGAGAAGCTAGAAATATTATTGCGAATAAAGTTACCTTATCTGGTACAATGCGTGGATTTGATGATCATACTTTTGAAACAATGAAAGCACGTATGGTTTCTATGGCAGAAGGTATATCTAATATGTATGGTGTTGAAATTAAAACAAATATTGTAGATTATTATCCAGCGGTTAATAATGCACCAGAACTTTATGAGATTGTAAAAAAATCATTGTCAAAAGATGAAATTGTCGAAACTAAACCTTATATGTTCTCAGAAGACTTTGCATATTACCAAAAAGCAGTACCAGGGTTCTTTGCATTAATAGGTTCAAGAAATGAAAAAAGAGGATATATTCATCCTCTGCATTCAAATTTCTTTAATTTTGATGAAATTGTTTTATTGAATGGTCTAAATTACTACAAAGGTATTTTGAAAACTTTAAATCTAATTAAATAA
- the dapD gene encoding 2,3,4,5-tetrahydropyridine-2,6-dicarboxylate N-acetyltransferase, with the protein MSDFMKDPYELAKFIKESTKKTPVKVYIKGDLSKLDLSSLRYFGDKHSGVIFGEAKDVLPFIENNKSEIVDYVIENDRRNSAIPMIDLTKINARIEPGVWIREHAVIKDEAVIMMGSVINIGAVVGKRTMIDMNVVLGARVEVGDNCHIGAGSVLAGVLEPPSATPVIIEDNVLIGANAVVLEGVRIGRGAVVAAGAVVTQDVPENAVVAGTPARIIKYKDEKTIDKTKILDDLRK; encoded by the coding sequence ATGAGTGATTTTATGAAAGATCCTTATGAACTTGCGAAGTTTATTAAGGAGTCAACTAAAAAAACACCAGTAAAAGTTTATATTAAAGGTGATTTATCAAAACTTGATTTAAGTTCATTAAGATATTTTGGTGACAAGCATTCAGGTGTAATTTTTGGTGAAGCAAAAGATGTTTTACCGTTTATAGAAAATAATAAATCAGAAATTGTTGATTATGTTATTGAAAATGACCGTAGAAATTCAGCAATTCCAATGATTGATCTGACAAAGATAAATGCAAGAATTGAACCAGGTGTTTGGATTCGTGAACATGCAGTTATCAAAGATGAAGCAGTGATTATGATGGGTTCTGTCATTAACATTGGTGCAGTTGTTGGTAAAAGAACAATGATTGATATGAATGTTGTCTTAGGAGCTAGAGTTGAAGTTGGCGATAACTGTCATATCGGTGCTGGTTCTGTTTTAGCTGGTGTATTAGAACCACCAAGTGCAACTCCAGTCATTATTGAAGATAATGTACTAATTGGTGCGAATGCTGTCGTATTAGAAGGTGTTAGAATTGGCCGCGGTGCAGTTGTTGCAGCTGGAGCAGTTGTTACACAAGATGTCCCTGAAAATGCCGTTGTTGCTGGTACACCTGCAAGAATTATTAAATATAAAGACGAAAAAACGATTGATAAAACTAAAATCCTAGATGATTTAAGGAAGTGA
- the dapB gene encoding 4-hydroxy-tetrahydrodipicolinate reductase — translation MVKIIISGILGKMGQNVYEAVMADETLEFVGGLDLQETKISKSSIQELEKADVLVDFSHPSNLDQILKYAKQTKLALVLATTGYSKSDYKKIVEASLEIPIFYSTNYSVGVYLVNQALKMIASKIDDNYDIELVEKHHRFKKDAPSGTALTMAENISKNLSYETPIIHGDSSEKGIHMHALRLGNYVGEHEVIFSNLSETIEIKHIAHDKRVFAIGALKAAKFIQNKEKGLFGMDDLLGDI, via the coding sequence ATGGTTAAAATAATTATTTCAGGTATTCTAGGTAAGATGGGTCAAAATGTTTATGAAGCAGTTATGGCAGATGAAACATTAGAATTTGTAGGTGGACTTGATTTACAAGAAACTAAAATCAGTAAATCAAGCATCCAAGAACTTGAAAAAGCAGATGTTTTAGTTGATTTTTCTCATCCATCTAATTTAGATCAAATATTAAAGTATGCTAAACAAACAAAATTAGCACTTGTTCTTGCAACAACTGGTTACTCTAAAAGTGATTATAAGAAAATTGTTGAAGCAAGTTTAGAAATTCCTATTTTTTATTCAACAAATTATTCAGTAGGTGTTTATTTAGTTAACCAAGCATTAAAAATGATTGCATCTAAAATCGATGATAACTATGACATCGAACTTGTTGAAAAACACCATCGTTTTAAAAAGGATGCACCAAGTGGCACAGCTTTAACAATGGCAGAAAATATTTCTAAAAATTTATCTTATGAAACACCAATTATTCATGGTGATAGTAGTGAAAAGGGTATTCATATGCATGCATTGCGTTTAGGAAATTATGTAGGTGAACACGAAGTCATTTTTTCAAACCTTTCTGAAACAATTGAAATAAAGCATATTGCACACGACAAAAGAGTGTTTGCAATTGGTGCATTAAAAGCAGCTAAGTTTATACAAAATAAAGAAAAGGGATTATTCGGTATGGATGATCTATTAGGAGATATATAA
- the dapF gene encoding diaminopimelate epimerase produces MYIEKYQATGNDFIMFKEELKNPSEIAAKVCDRHFGIGADGILYPSKSQIADIKMNYYNSDGSIAKMCGNGIRAFARFVFDHGFIKNTSFSVETLAGIKYVEIKDGLVRVDIGPAELNLGLDDLTKINNALEPYNFQKVNGYVLKVGTMHTVVYLDEESMTSEDLGLMIQRDPLFRDETNVNFVEVIDESTLKITTFERGAGWTLSCGTGVSASAFHAYITKRVSSNQLDIVVPGGLLKVEIQDEKLYLIGPAEKIVKGEWQ; encoded by the coding sequence AACTCAAAAACCCGAGTGAGATTGCAGCGAAAGTATGTGATCGTCATTTTGGCATTGGCGCAGATGGTATTCTATATCCTTCTAAATCACAAATAGCTGATATCAAAATGAACTATTACAATTCAGATGGAAGCATTGCTAAAATGTGTGGGAATGGTATTCGTGCATTTGCTAGGTTTGTTTTTGATCATGGCTTTATTAAAAATACAAGTTTTTCAGTTGAAACATTAGCCGGTATAAAATACGTAGAAATTAAAGATGGTTTAGTAAGAGTAGATATAGGTCCAGCAGAACTAAACTTAGGACTCGATGATTTGACAAAAATTAACAATGCTTTAGAACCGTATAACTTTCAAAAAGTTAATGGATATGTTCTAAAAGTTGGAACAATGCATACTGTTGTATATCTCGATGAAGAAAGTATGACAAGCGAAGATCTTGGATTAATGATACAAAGAGATCCACTCTTTAGAGATGAAACAAATGTTAATTTTGTTGAAGTGATTGATGAATCTACATTAAAAATAACAACTTTTGAACGTGGTGCAGGATGGACTTTAAGTTGTGGAACTGGTGTTTCAGCATCTGCATTTCATGCATATATCACAAAGCGAGTGTCATCAAATCAGTTAGATATCGTTGTACCTGGTGGTTTGTTAAAGGTGGAAATTCAAGATGAAAAACTTTATTTAATTGGACCAGCAGAAAAAATAGTTAAAGGAGAATGGCAATGA
- the dapA gene encoding 4-hydroxy-tetrahydrodipicolinate synthase, with protein MNFTGVGVALVTPFIKNKVNYDVLKELLDFHMQNGTDYVVLLGSTAEAATMSLKEKKALIEFAVSYVNKRIPLVVGTGTNDTKASISFSKLTQKLGADGLLVVTPYYNKPSQKGLVAHFKKIAQSVSIPVILYNVPSRTGINMEAKTVFELSKVSNIIGIKEASGNLNQVAEIIKLCGPNFVVLSGNDDQTLDVLKMGGHGTISVTANIIPAILSSLVRLYKVGNNVDKEFLELNDLNQILFIETNPVPVKAALNHMGFNCGKPRLPLLPIEKKNDKMLVEVLKKYQLVNHG; from the coding sequence ATGAATTTCACAGGTGTTGGTGTCGCACTTGTTACACCGTTTATTAAAAATAAAGTTAACTATGATGTATTGAAAGAACTCCTTGATTTCCATATGCAAAATGGTACAGATTATGTTGTTTTACTTGGTTCTACTGCAGAAGCTGCCACAATGAGTTTAAAAGAAAAGAAAGCTTTAATTGAATTTGCAGTAAGTTATGTAAATAAAAGAATTCCACTTGTGGTTGGAACTGGTACGAATGATACGAAAGCATCCATTTCATTTTCTAAACTTACACAAAAATTAGGTGCTGATGGCTTACTTGTTGTTACACCTTATTACAATAAACCAAGTCAAAAGGGATTAGTTGCACACTTTAAGAAAATAGCACAATCTGTTTCAATACCAGTCATTTTATATAATGTACCTTCAAGAACTGGTATCAATATGGAAGCAAAAACTGTTTTCGAACTTTCAAAAGTTTCTAACATTATTGGTATCAAAGAAGCAAGTGGCAATTTGAATCAAGTAGCAGAAATTATTAAACTATGTGGCCCTAATTTTGTTGTACTTTCAGGTAATGATGATCAAACACTTGATGTCTTAAAAATGGGTGGACATGGAACGATATCTGTTACTGCAAACATCATTCCTGCGATTTTATCATCACTTGTTAGACTTTATAAAGTTGGTAACAATGTAGATAAAGAATTTTTAGAACTTAACGACTTAAATCAAATATTATTTATTGAAACAAATCCAGTTCCAGTCAAAGCCGCATTAAATCATATGGGCTTTAACTGTGGAAAACCAAGATTACCACTCTTACCGATTGAAAAGAAAAATGATAAGATGTTAGTAGAAGTACTAAAAAAATATCAGTTGGTGAACCATGGTTAA